A stretch of the Leptospira stimsonii genome encodes the following:
- a CDS encoding zinc-dependent alcohol dehydrogenase family protein, with translation MKVYEIQNQFGLENLKIAERPDPTPSHGEVLVRMRAASLNYRDYLMAIGKYNPKQKLPLIPLSDGAGEIVQIGPGVTKWKVGEKVCANFAQTWLDGAPDIDMLRNTLGGPLDGTLCELRIFGEQGLVPMPENISFAEASTLPCAALTAYTAIVTHGNIQPGATVVVQGTGGVSIFALQFAKMMGARVIATSSSDDKLKKVKELGADEVINYSEKTNWDREVRKMTNMKGADLIIEVGGAGTLQKSISSTKPWGTIALIGVLAGGESNNLSLFPILMQGIRVQGIIVGSRRNFEDMNRAISINGIKPVVDHVYSFEETPKAYETLKAGKHFGKVCIEI, from the coding sequence ATGAAAGTGTATGAAATCCAAAATCAATTCGGACTGGAGAATCTAAAAATCGCAGAACGTCCGGATCCTACCCCTTCGCACGGAGAGGTTTTAGTAAGAATGAGAGCCGCCTCACTCAACTACCGAGACTATCTGATGGCGATCGGAAAATACAACCCGAAACAAAAACTTCCTTTGATTCCTCTCTCGGACGGAGCCGGCGAAATCGTTCAGATCGGTCCGGGCGTGACGAAGTGGAAAGTGGGAGAAAAGGTTTGTGCGAACTTTGCGCAGACTTGGTTGGACGGAGCGCCTGATATCGACATGCTCAGAAATACGTTAGGTGGTCCGTTGGATGGAACTCTCTGCGAACTGAGAATTTTCGGCGAACAAGGCTTAGTTCCGATGCCGGAAAACATTTCCTTTGCGGAAGCTTCGACGCTCCCTTGCGCTGCTTTGACCGCTTACACTGCGATCGTTACGCACGGAAACATTCAACCCGGAGCGACCGTCGTAGTTCAAGGAACGGGCGGTGTTTCCATTTTTGCATTACAATTTGCTAAAATGATGGGAGCCAGGGTAATAGCGACTTCTTCCAGCGACGATAAATTAAAAAAAGTAAAAGAATTGGGCGCGGACGAAGTCATCAACTACAGCGAAAAAACGAACTGGGATCGGGAAGTACGAAAGATGACGAATATGAAAGGCGCCGATCTCATCATCGAAGTCGGAGGTGCGGGAACACTTCAAAAATCAATCTCCAGCACAAAACCTTGGGGAACCATCGCTCTCATCGGAGTGTTAGCTGGCGGAGAAAGCAACAATCTATCCCTTTTTCCGATCCTGATGCAAGGAATCCGAGTCCAGGGAATTATCGTAGGGAGCAGACGAAATTTCGAAGATATGAACAGAGCGATCAGCATCAATGGAATCAAACCCGTCGTCGATCACGTATATTCTTTTGAGGAAACTCCGAAAGCGTATGAAACTCTCAAGGCAGGAAAACATTTCGGAAAAGTTTGTATCGAGATCTAA
- a CDS encoding DNA alkylation repair protein has translation MKDLPVIPKAESVQRALQELGDPVKADFLSGYFKTGPGDYAEGDIFLGITVPIQRKIAKRYEGLPLKEIEILLRSPIHEERLTSLFILCDQFEKAEEKERKQLHQFYVKNLKYVNNWDLVDLSARILIGEYLIDKNRSLLYQLVESKNLWERRVSILSTYAFIRRNDFKEILKIAQILLKDKEDLIHKAVGWMLREVGNRDKKAEIDFLDRYASIMPRTMLRYAIEKFPETLKKKYRNAGKKSEPTPRKKVAKTKSRSSKIKSKEKQKDTLPSKR, from the coding sequence ATGAAAGATTTACCGGTGATTCCAAAAGCGGAAAGTGTTCAGAGGGCATTGCAAGAATTAGGCGATCCGGTCAAAGCCGATTTTCTTTCCGGCTATTTTAAAACGGGACCGGGTGATTACGCCGAAGGAGATATCTTTCTCGGAATCACCGTTCCCATTCAGAGAAAAATCGCCAAACGATACGAAGGTCTTCCGTTAAAGGAAATCGAAATTCTGTTACGTTCTCCGATACACGAGGAAAGATTGACCTCTCTCTTTATCCTTTGCGATCAATTTGAAAAAGCCGAAGAAAAGGAACGAAAACAACTTCATCAATTTTATGTAAAGAATCTAAAGTATGTAAACAACTGGGATTTGGTCGATTTGAGCGCGAGAATCTTGATCGGTGAATATCTGATCGACAAAAACCGCTCTCTTTTGTATCAACTTGTGGAATCGAAAAATCTATGGGAAAGAAGAGTTTCGATTCTTTCCACATACGCTTTTATCCGAAGAAACGATTTCAAAGAGATTCTAAAAATCGCGCAGATACTCCTGAAAGACAAAGAGGATCTCATTCACAAAGCCGTCGGCTGGATGCTTCGGGAAGTCGGAAATCGGGACAAAAAAGCGGAAATCGATTTTTTGGATCGTTATGCCTCGATTATGCCGAGAACAATGCTACGTTATGCGATCGAAAAATTTCCGGAAACTCTCAAAAAGAAATATAGGAACGCCGGAAAAAAATCGGAACCAACTCCTAGGAAAAAAGTTGCGAAAACAAAATCAAGGTCATCGAAAATAAAATCCAAAGAAAAACAAAAAGATACTTTACCCTCAAAAAGATAA
- a CDS encoding TPM domain-containing protein: MTAKNQTKEESKFLRAGNHLIESFFSAFTFSSDKSKSPRVRKFFSKEDLKKIESCVSNSEKLHTGEIKVILEGNLPLFRILNGLKTKQRAEELFSERRIWDTEENTGILIYIQLVDKKIELLADRGIYKKIGQSTLDVICSKMETGFRSGDYLKSVIDAIEEFTKLLQKHFPAGKQNPNELSDRPELI; encoded by the coding sequence ATGACTGCTAAGAATCAAACCAAAGAAGAATCCAAATTCCTCAGAGCCGGAAATCATCTCATAGAATCCTTTTTTTCCGCCTTCACGTTTTCCTCGGATAAATCCAAATCACCCCGAGTCAGAAAGTTTTTTAGTAAGGAAGACTTAAAAAAAATAGAATCCTGCGTTTCCAATTCCGAAAAACTACATACCGGAGAAATCAAAGTTATCCTCGAAGGAAATCTTCCTTTGTTCAGAATTTTGAACGGACTCAAGACAAAACAAAGAGCCGAAGAACTTTTTTCGGAAAGAAGAATCTGGGACACCGAAGAGAACACGGGAATTCTCATCTATATCCAGTTAGTCGATAAAAAGATAGAATTGTTGGCCGATCGAGGAATTTACAAAAAGATCGGACAATCCACGTTAGACGTAATCTGTTCAAAAATGGAAACGGGATTTCGATCCGGAGATTATCTAAAAAGTGTAATCGACGCCATCGAAGAATTCACAAAACTTCTTCAAAAACATTTCCCGGCCGGAAAACAAAACCCGAACGAACTCTCCGACCGTCCCGAATTGATTTAA
- a CDS encoding DUF736 family protein produces the protein MAEYALKEKKGSLFSNATKEKETQPDYTGKVLLDGKTYRLAGWIRKSATGRNYLSLSISEPNPEKKPGGNQAEETDGNDFTDIEEDFPF, from the coding sequence ATGGCAGAATACGCACTGAAAGAAAAAAAAGGAAGTCTCTTTAGCAACGCGACCAAGGAAAAGGAAACCCAACCGGACTACACGGGAAAGGTATTGCTGGATGGAAAAACGTATCGACTGGCGGGATGGATTCGAAAGTCCGCGACGGGAAGAAATTACCTATCCTTAAGTATCTCCGAACCGAATCCCGAAAAAAAACCGGGCGGAAACCAAGCCGAAGAAACGGACGGGAACGACTTTACGGACATAGAAGAAGATTTTCCGTTTTGA
- a CDS encoding helix-turn-helix domain-containing protein — MTSLNKSVSQSPIHIKTYVPNGFLKSYIRDYMVIESDLERENRILPNSSLVLSFRIRGNVDITEQSKENRVPVLGIAGLRKNSRLIRYSRDSSVFLVNFQEGRAANFFKIPMNELFGMNVSLDRLLPKSLTSEIEEKLSESRTNEGRIKIIEEFLLSLIKESKTDLLVFETIKRIRNTNGNLKIRELIQGMPISRDSYEKRFRQTIGTSPKQFANLVRMKSLIERYSPFQKLTDIGYEAGYFDQAHFIKDFRSFTGLAPKDFFRTPSLW, encoded by the coding sequence ATGACTTCGCTTAACAAATCCGTATCACAATCTCCGATCCATATCAAAACCTACGTTCCGAATGGATTTTTAAAATCGTATATCAGAGATTATATGGTCATCGAAAGCGATTTGGAAAGGGAAAACCGAATCCTACCGAATTCATCCTTAGTCTTGTCCTTTCGAATTCGAGGGAACGTCGATATCACGGAACAATCCAAGGAAAATCGGGTTCCTGTTTTAGGAATCGCAGGCCTAAGAAAAAATTCGCGTCTGATCCGATATTCAAGAGACTCTTCCGTGTTCTTAGTCAACTTTCAAGAAGGCAGGGCGGCCAATTTTTTTAAGATTCCGATGAACGAACTCTTTGGAATGAACGTTTCCCTCGATCGTCTTCTTCCAAAATCACTGACCTCGGAAATCGAGGAAAAACTTTCTGAGTCGAGAACGAACGAAGGAAGAATCAAGATCATCGAAGAATTTTTGCTTTCCCTCATTAAAGAATCTAAAACGGATCTTCTCGTGTTTGAGACTATTAAAAGAATTCGGAACACGAATGGGAATCTCAAAATTCGGGAGCTGATCCAAGGAATGCCGATCAGTAGAGATTCTTACGAAAAAAGATTTAGACAAACGATCGGAACTTCCCCGAAACAATTCGCAAACTTGGTAAGGATGAAATCTCTGATCGAACGTTATTCTCCCTTTCAAAAGCTCACGGATATCGGATACGAAGCCGGTTATTTTGATCAGGCACATTTTATCAAAGATTTTCGATCGTTTACGGGACTTGCTCCCAAGGATTTTTTCAGAACGCCGTCTCTTTGGTAA
- a CDS encoding antibiotic biosynthesis monooxygenase family protein, with product MQKIYIDRFIVPVSSKEEFFQRVKINREFIKTLPGFIQDSAYSREEEDRIVFVTVAVWKDQESIENAKKSVFSEYEKQGFDMPGMLERLGISIERGVFEKEV from the coding sequence ATGCAGAAAATTTACATCGACCGATTTATCGTACCCGTATCTTCGAAGGAAGAATTCTTTCAAAGGGTCAAGATCAACCGCGAGTTTATCAAAACTCTTCCCGGATTCATTCAAGATTCCGCATATAGTAGAGAAGAAGAAGATCGGATCGTTTTCGTAACGGTCGCGGTCTGGAAGGATCAAGAATCGATCGAGAACGCAAAGAAGAGCGTCTTTTCCGAATATGAAAAGCAAGGTTTTGATATGCCTGGAATGCTGGAACGTTTGGGCATTTCTATCGAAAGGGGAGTTTTTGAGAAAGAGGTTTGA
- a CDS encoding MmcQ/YjbR family DNA-binding protein — protein sequence MIKIVASDPLFEPIRRFALSLPFANEEIKWEKDLVFTVHKKMFCVLLTEEPFTIIFKCSPEDTEILSRKKGIIPAPYLARYDWVQCASLKTLPRKELEKRIHDSYQLVWNKLPAKLRKTN from the coding sequence ATGATCAAGATCGTTGCGTCTGATCCCCTATTCGAACCGATCCGAAGGTTTGCGCTCTCCCTACCCTTTGCAAACGAAGAAATCAAATGGGAAAAAGATTTAGTCTTTACCGTTCACAAAAAGATGTTCTGTGTTCTTTTGACCGAAGAACCGTTTACGATCATTTTCAAATGTAGCCCGGAAGACACGGAAATCCTTTCCCGGAAAAAAGGAATCATTCCCGCCCCGTATCTCGCGAGATATGACTGGGTTCAGTGCGCTTCTCTCAAAACCTTACCTCGGAAAGAATTGGAAAAAAGAATCCACGATTCGTATCAATTGGTATGGAACAAACTTCCCGCGAAACTCCGAAAAACGAATTAA
- a CDS encoding SufE family protein, protein MSSIEEVQREIVSEFSECTDWQERYQLLIEMGDELGSIPDSLKTQERLVPGCQSRVWIVSEETEGKVVFQADSDSAITRGMIALLIRVFSGRTREEIKNASLEFLKEIGLDKHLSMSRRNGLYSMVNILRNS, encoded by the coding sequence ATGAGTAGCATTGAAGAAGTTCAGAGAGAAATTGTTTCCGAATTTTCCGAATGTACGGATTGGCAGGAACGTTATCAACTTCTCATCGAGATGGGAGACGAACTTGGTTCTATTCCAGATTCGCTCAAAACACAAGAACGATTGGTGCCGGGTTGTCAGTCCCGCGTCTGGATCGTTTCCGAAGAAACGGAAGGAAAGGTTGTCTTTCAAGCTGACAGCGATTCAGCGATCACCCGCGGTATGATCGCTCTCCTCATTCGTGTTTTTTCGGGAAGGACAAGAGAAGAAATCAAGAACGCGTCCCTCGAATTCTTAAAAGAGATCGGATTGGACAAACATCTTTCCATGTCCCGAAGAAACGGTCTTTATTCCATGGTGAATATTCTAAGAAACAGTTGA
- a CDS encoding bile acid:sodium symporter family protein yields MQDLDAVRINFHENGLIFLNILLGLIMFGIALELKLEDFKLLLKKPKASITGIVSQFLLFPLATYLLLWILSPPPGVALGMLLIAACPGGNISNFITSLAKGNTALSISLTAFSSSLAIVATPFNFFFWGNLYPPIHNVLKVIALDPFDVFKTILTILLIPIGLGLLTNRFLPKFAVKAEKPLKLLSGLIFVAFLVVALAANFEIFLQVIHRVFLYVFLMNSIGFFLGYFFAKLMRLDERDARCISIETGIQNSGLGLVLIFAFFEGQGSMAIIAATWGIWHAIAGVTLAWFWSKRTKNRNV; encoded by the coding sequence ATGCAGGATTTGGACGCGGTCCGGATCAATTTTCATGAGAATGGATTAATATTTTTGAATATACTTCTGGGGTTGATCATGTTCGGAATCGCCTTGGAACTAAAATTAGAAGATTTTAAGCTTCTTTTAAAAAAGCCGAAGGCGTCCATTACCGGAATCGTTTCCCAATTTCTTTTGTTTCCGCTCGCAACCTATCTCTTGCTCTGGATATTAAGTCCTCCTCCAGGTGTTGCGTTAGGAATGCTTCTTATCGCCGCCTGTCCCGGCGGTAACATATCCAATTTTATAACCTCGCTCGCGAAAGGCAACACAGCCCTTTCCATTTCACTGACTGCGTTTTCTTCTTCGTTAGCGATCGTTGCTACTCCGTTTAATTTCTTCTTTTGGGGGAATCTTTATCCGCCGATCCACAATGTCCTAAAAGTAATCGCACTCGATCCTTTCGACGTATTCAAAACAATTCTAACGATCTTACTGATTCCGATCGGACTCGGGCTTTTGACGAATCGTTTTTTACCTAAGTTCGCCGTGAAAGCGGAAAAGCCGCTCAAGCTACTTTCCGGACTCATATTCGTCGCGTTTCTCGTTGTTGCACTTGCCGCAAACTTTGAAATCTTCTTACAGGTAATCCATCGCGTATTTCTTTACGTTTTTCTAATGAACTCGATCGGCTTTTTTCTGGGCTATTTTTTTGCGAAGCTCATGCGACTGGATGAAAGGGACGCAAGGTGTATATCCATCGAAACGGGAATTCAGAATTCAGGTCTTGGTTTGGTTCTGATCTTCGCTTTTTTCGAAGGTCAAGGTAGTATGGCGATCATCGCGGCTACCTGGGGCATCTGGCACGCGATCGCCGGAGTTACCCTAGCGTGGTTTTGGTCCAAACGAACAAAAAATCGAAACGTTTAG
- a CDS encoding rhodanese-related sulfurtransferase: MANREEKEKETKTKRRPLHNIYGKEILKKRLESENFPRTTLSFYRYVILETVESLRDQLYLEWESLGVLGRIYIAREGINAQLSVPSHNFEKFRENLDSREEFKNMPFKIAVEDDRESFLKLDLKIRKKIVADGLNDDAFDVTNVGTHLSAEEFNRHLESEKTIVVDVRNHYESEIGHFERALLPQSDTFREELQMLLELLHGKEDEKILMYCTGGIRCEKASAWLKHHGYKDVNQLHGGIISYAHEVAEKGLESKFKGKNFVFDGRLQEKIGTEIISTCHQCGQKSDRHVNCANPGCHILFIQCEHCSEKFEGCCTEECKTILHLPKEKQKEIRKGKLNDNRFFTKSRVRPKISELYKTQNPFETV, translated from the coding sequence ATGGCAAATCGGGAAGAAAAGGAAAAAGAAACGAAGACCAAAAGACGACCTCTTCATAATATTTATGGAAAGGAAATTCTTAAAAAACGTCTTGAGTCCGAAAATTTTCCGAGAACCACTCTTTCTTTTTATCGTTATGTCATTTTAGAAACCGTAGAATCACTGAGAGATCAACTCTACTTAGAATGGGAATCGCTCGGCGTTTTGGGTCGTATTTATATCGCCAGAGAAGGAATCAACGCGCAACTTTCCGTTCCTTCCCACAATTTTGAAAAGTTTCGGGAGAATTTGGATTCGAGAGAAGAATTCAAAAATATGCCGTTTAAAATTGCCGTCGAAGACGATCGAGAATCATTCTTAAAATTGGATCTGAAGATCAGAAAAAAAATCGTTGCGGACGGTCTAAACGATGACGCTTTCGATGTGACTAACGTGGGAACTCATCTTTCCGCTGAGGAATTCAATCGTCATCTGGAATCTGAAAAAACGATCGTAGTCGACGTCAGAAATCATTACGAGAGTGAAATCGGTCATTTCGAAAGAGCCCTCTTGCCTCAGTCCGATACGTTTCGAGAAGAACTTCAGATGCTTCTTGAATTGCTACACGGGAAAGAAGATGAGAAAATTCTTATGTATTGCACGGGAGGAATCCGGTGCGAAAAGGCGAGTGCTTGGTTAAAACATCACGGCTATAAGGACGTGAATCAATTGCACGGCGGGATCATCTCGTATGCCCATGAAGTCGCTGAAAAAGGATTGGAGTCCAAATTCAAAGGAAAAAATTTCGTCTTCGATGGGCGTTTACAGGAAAAGATCGGTACCGAAATCATTTCGACCTGTCATCAGTGTGGGCAAAAAAGCGATCGTCACGTCAACTGCGCAAATCCCGGGTGCCATATTCTTTTTATACAGTGCGAGCATTGCTCAGAAAAATTCGAAGGTTGTTGTACGGAAGAATGTAAAACGATTTTACATTTGCCTAAAGAAAAACAAAAAGAAATCCGGAAAGGAAAGCTGAACGACAATCGGTTTTTTACGAAATCGCGCGTCCGTCCTAAGATTTCCGAGCTCTATAAAACTCAAAATCCCTTTGAAACAGTCTAA
- a CDS encoding TPM domain-containing protein, with translation MNKKGFFFFGLLLLTAGWSVRTENSSWILQREEWRAEDPEIPALKTQITDTTSTLTDSQKSVLTGRLVQFEKRKGSQIAVLVVGSTKDWSIEEYAVKAFEQWKLGRKGVDDGVLLVVAIQDHKTRIEVGYGLEGAIPDAIAKRITSDFMIPHFKNGDYYQGISEGIDRLISTINGEELPAASGRVGGSDSEGDMPELPSKLITAFIILVVAGKIFGFVFGNGLSGGISGIIFIILGLFWSITLWMLIPGALLLWFFVLANGGGMGGSSGSSWGSSSGGGSWSGGGGSSGGGGASGSW, from the coding sequence ATGAACAAAAAAGGTTTCTTCTTTTTCGGTCTTCTTTTGTTGACCGCGGGTTGGAGTGTAAGAACGGAAAATTCTTCCTGGATTCTTCAAAGAGAAGAATGGAGAGCGGAAGATCCGGAAATTCCCGCGCTCAAAACGCAAATAACGGATACGACCTCTACTCTTACCGATTCTCAAAAGTCGGTTCTTACGGGACGTCTCGTTCAGTTTGAAAAAAGAAAGGGAAGTCAAATCGCCGTCTTAGTAGTCGGTTCTACAAAAGACTGGAGCATAGAAGAATACGCCGTCAAAGCATTCGAACAATGGAAACTCGGAAGAAAAGGCGTGGACGACGGGGTTCTACTCGTCGTCGCGATCCAGGATCATAAAACAAGAATCGAAGTCGGATACGGATTGGAAGGTGCGATCCCCGACGCGATCGCCAAACGGATCACAAGCGATTTTATGATTCCTCACTTCAAAAACGGAGACTATTATCAAGGAATTTCGGAAGGAATCGATCGGCTCATCTCTACGATCAACGGAGAAGAACTTCCCGCCGCGAGTGGACGTGTGGGCGGATCGGATTCGGAAGGTGATATGCCGGAACTTCCGAGCAAACTGATCACCGCTTTTATTATCTTAGTCGTAGCCGGAAAGATTTTCGGATTCGTATTCGGGAACGGATTGTCCGGAGGAATCAGCGGAATCATTTTTATCATTCTTGGTTTGTTCTGGTCGATCACACTGTGGATGCTGATCCCCGGTGCGCTTCTTCTCTGGTTCTTTGTCCTCGCAAACGGCGGAGGAATGGGCGGTTCCTCCGGTTCTTCCTGGGGCTCTTCTTCAGGTGGAGGATCTTGGAGCGGTGGCGGTGGAAGTTCCGGAGGCGGAGGAGCTTCCGGAAGTTGGTAG
- a CDS encoding LemA family protein encodes MLVLTTLASSNCGYNAIQEEDEAVTASWAEVLNQYQRRADLIPNLVNTVKGYAAQEEKVLIEVTKARAGVGSIQADEKTLNNPDLFKKYAQAQSQMTSALSRLMVVVEKYPELKSNENFRDLQAQLEGTENRITVARNRYIQAVQKYNVTIRQFPSNLTAKIFGFQTKPSFTVENEKEISKPPEVKF; translated from the coding sequence ATGCTGGTCCTCACGACCTTGGCTTCTTCGAACTGCGGTTACAACGCGATCCAAGAAGAAGACGAGGCGGTAACCGCGTCTTGGGCTGAAGTGTTAAACCAGTATCAAAGAAGAGCGGATCTCATCCCGAACCTTGTGAACACGGTCAAAGGATACGCGGCTCAAGAAGAGAAAGTTCTGATCGAAGTCACAAAAGCACGCGCCGGCGTCGGCTCGATCCAAGCGGATGAAAAAACTCTCAACAACCCAGACCTTTTTAAGAAGTACGCCCAGGCGCAATCTCAGATGACGTCCGCGCTTTCTCGTTTGATGGTCGTTGTGGAAAAATATCCGGAACTCAAATCCAATGAAAATTTCCGGGATCTTCAGGCGCAATTGGAAGGTACGGAAAACAGAATCACGGTCGCGAGAAATCGTTATATACAAGCCGTACAAAAATACAACGTAACCATTCGACAATTTCCGAGTAATTTAACCGCGAAGATATTCGGCTTTCAGACAAAACCTTCCTTTACGGTAGAAAACGAAAAAGAAATTTCCAAACCACCGGAAGTTAAATTTTAA
- a CDS encoding rhodanese-like domain-containing protein — MKKRWLNFSFILLIPFASVLAGPDDVLVTTEWLSQNLENPKVRIIEVSVDPGVYEKGHIKGALNFRWHTDLVDQPRRDIVSAEKFSKLLSQSGISNDSTVVLYGDNNNWFATWGARIFSLYGHKDVRI; from the coding sequence ATGAAAAAACGTTGGCTGAACTTTAGTTTCATTCTTCTCATTCCGTTCGCATCGGTTTTGGCTGGCCCGGACGATGTTCTCGTGACTACCGAGTGGCTTTCACAAAATCTCGAAAATCCGAAGGTTCGGATTATTGAAGTGAGCGTAGATCCCGGAGTGTATGAAAAGGGGCATATCAAGGGAGCTTTGAATTTCCGTTGGCATACGGATCTTGTTGATCAACCCAGAAGAGATATCGTCTCGGCGGAAAAATTCTCAAAACTACTTTCTCAATCCGGAATTTCAAACGATTCGACAGTGGTTCTTTATGGCGATAATAACAACTGGTTTGCGACCTGGGGAGCTCGGATCTTTTCTCTTTACGGTCATAAGGACGTTCGTATCTGA
- a CDS encoding TauD/TfdA family dioxygenase: protein MATKTLTKPKEKRKTQSKPKSKSIISKKTNAKSDSSLQKGFLDPKNPLPVVYQPKSLDQADKSSLIQWIKSNKRTLTDDLREYGAILFRGFNVESPQDFEDVILNVDPNLKNNYLGTSPRNQITKYAFTATELPPAYPIMQHAEMSFLDSPPRKLFFFCGEAPGKFGETPITDLRKVLQEVPQSIRDKFEKEKIQYSRVYNGPSNRSRFQFWKTKRWDEMFQTQNRDEVEKISKKQNFKVEWYGEDNLRLINTTLAIRKHPEFQTAAWHNHSQVFHIDAARKEYWYIFARQKTIRGFFIGIALEVLTLIKKLTTKKEYLDTHCSYGNEEEITLDELVQIQEVFWKNISLFSWQNGDVLVIDNYSVSHGRHPFSGPRKIYVAWAD from the coding sequence ATGGCTACAAAAACTCTTACTAAACCGAAGGAAAAAAGAAAAACACAATCCAAGCCGAAATCAAAGTCGATCATTTCAAAAAAAACGAACGCAAAATCCGATTCTTCCTTACAAAAAGGATTCTTAGATCCTAAGAATCCGCTTCCGGTCGTTTATCAACCGAAATCGTTGGATCAAGCGGACAAGTCTTCTTTGATCCAGTGGATCAAGTCCAACAAACGTACGTTAACTGATGATCTGAGGGAATACGGCGCGATCCTATTCCGAGGTTTTAACGTAGAATCACCGCAGGATTTCGAAGACGTGATTTTAAACGTAGATCCGAATCTAAAAAATAATTATCTGGGAACTTCCCCCCGTAATCAAATTACGAAATATGCTTTCACGGCGACGGAACTTCCTCCCGCTTATCCGATCATGCAACACGCGGAGATGAGCTTTTTAGATTCTCCTCCTCGAAAACTTTTTTTCTTCTGTGGAGAAGCGCCCGGCAAATTCGGAGAAACTCCGATCACCGATCTTCGAAAGGTATTACAAGAAGTTCCTCAATCGATCCGTGATAAATTCGAAAAAGAAAAAATTCAGTATTCCAGAGTTTATAACGGACCTTCGAATCGTTCACGTTTTCAGTTCTGGAAAACGAAAAGATGGGATGAAATGTTCCAGACACAAAATCGGGACGAAGTGGAGAAAATTTCCAAAAAGCAAAATTTCAAGGTGGAATGGTACGGCGAAGATAATCTTCGTCTGATAAACACAACCCTTGCGATTCGTAAACATCCCGAATTCCAAACTGCGGCTTGGCACAATCATTCTCAGGTTTTCCATATCGACGCCGCTAGAAAAGAATATTGGTATATCTTCGCTCGTCAAAAAACGATTCGTGGTTTTTTTATCGGAATCGCTCTGGAAGTTCTAACTCTTATCAAAAAACTTACTACAAAAAAAGAATATCTAGATACACATTGCAGTTACGGGAACGAAGAAGAAATTACTTTGGATGAACTCGTTCAAATCCAAGAAGTTTTCTGGAAAAATATTTCTTTGTTCTCTTGGCAAAACGGAGACGTCCTGGTGATCGATAACTATTCCGTCTCTCACGGAAGACATCCATTTTCCGGTCCGAGAAAAATATACGTTGCTTGGGCGGATTGA